Part of the Pseudoalteromonas undina genome, CAACCATCATGTTACCGCAAAAGATATTGATTTGAGCTCAAATAATAATGAAATAAAAATACAAGCAAGTGTAAAACCCGCTGATTATAAAATTAACTTGCCTCGACTTTTAAAAGAGCATTTACTGCTTTAGTATTTTTGCATTGTCTTTTTCTGTTTGTTTTAGCAGAAATATACCCACCTAAAAAGCAATTACCCATTAACGTCATCCACAGTAATGTGCCTAATTCTACATGCAGCGCTAAGCAGCAAAAAACCAAAGAAATAATTGCCATGCTAATGGCTGCTAACCAATAGAGATTAACTGGGTTGTCACATTTACCTGCCTGCGTACACGCGCAATAATTTGCTTTATAAAAGAAATAAACACTTAAGCCACAAAAAGTAAGCGCTGTAACAATAAGTAAAATGATCACTGTTTTCTCCCTTGGTGATTTTATTGGCAGTGTAAATTGCAACGCAAGTTAAGTCAATGCAAATGAGAATTAATATCATTAGAGTATATACTCTAATACCATACTTCTGCTCCGATGAGTTTTAAATAGTTGTTAAATTGTCGTTAAAAAACGTGTTTTTTGGCCTTTTTTAACGTTTTAGTAGGGTTTTTTATAAAAAATTAAGGTAGTGTACGCGGGTTTGAAACTCTAATAACAACACACATAGCTATCCAAACAGTAAGTTTGGCTAAGGACACAACAATGAAATTTACTAAAACTCTTATTGCTGCATCGCTGGCATTTGTTTCAGCTGATACCTTTGCAGCGGCTTTTCAACTTGCTGAGCAAAATGTATCTGGTTTAGGTCGTGCATACGCAGGTGAAGCGTCTGTAGCAGATGATGCCTCTGTGGTTGCTCGTAACCCAGCGTTAATGACGTTGTTTAAAGAGAAGCAACTTAGCGTTGCAGCTATGGCTGTCATTCCTGATGTTAGCCTAAAAGGCACAGGTAATGCCTACGGTTTAGATAACAGCGTACTAGATGATGACAGCATCGCACCTAGCGCGATTATTCCTGCTGGTTATTTCACTATGCCAGTAAACGATAAAGTATCGGTTGGTTTTGGTGCATTTTCTAACTTTGGCCTTGCCACTGAGTTTAACGATGATTACGCAGCTGGCCAAATTGCTGGTGAAACTGAAATTGTTACTGTAAACATGAACGCAAGTGTTGCTTATAAAGTATCTGAGCAGTTCAGTTTTGGTATTGGTTTAAATGCAATTTATGCAGAAGCGAAGATTATTCGTAAGTTTGGCGTAGTACCTCCTGTAAACCCTGCTATTGCATCTATTCCTGCAAGTGCTGATGCTGTTCACCTTGAAGGTGATGACATGGGTTACGGCTTAAACGTTGGTTTAATGTACCAATTAGATGAAAATAGCCGCTTTGGTTTTAATTACCGTACAGAAACAGATATTACTTTTGAAGGTGAGTACTCGAATGAACTACCTTCATTTATTCCTGGTGGGTTAAACGGTCAAGTTGAATTACCTGGCTCAGTTGAAATTACACTACCAGCAATTGCTGAGTTCTCAGGTTCTCACCAGTTAGATGAAAAGCTAGGCGTTCACTACAGCGTATTATGGACAGGTTGGAGCAGCTTTGACTCATTAGAAGCACAAGTTACTGCACCTACAGGTGGCAAGTTCAGTGCGTTTGAAAAAACAGAAGATTTCTCTGATGCAATGCGTTACTCAATCGGTACTGATTACCAGTACAGTGAAAATTTAATGCTTCGTGCTGGTTTTGCGTTTGATGAATCACCAGTATCACAACAGCATTTATCAATTTCTATCCCTGATACAGACCGTTTTTGGTTCTCGTTTGGTGGTAACTATGCGATTGATCAAAACTCAAACGTTGATTTAGGTGTGAGCGTATTACGTGGTAAAACACAAAACTTTACTGAAAAAGTAGAAAGTGAAACGCTACCACAGCAATGGTCTTTTGAATCAAAAGGTCATGCAGTATTATTAGGTGCTCAGTACAACTACACATTCTAATTCTGCCTAGAGCCTAGAGCCTAGACACAAAAAAGCCGCTTACAGCAAATGCAGTAAGCGGCTTTTTTTTATACTTATAAATTAACTGGTTACGAATGGCGTAAGCCATCCGTAACAGCTTAATTATAAGCTTTCTATTTTAACTTTTTGCTCTAGTAGCTTAGTTTTAGCATCGGTAAATTCAGCTAGCTTAGCATTTTCTTTAGCGAGTACCGCTTCAGGTGCATTGTTAACAAACTTTTCGTTAGCCAGTTTGTTTTGCACTTGCGCTAGGCCTTTCTCAGCTTTTTCAAGTTGCTTGTTAATACGTGCAAGCTCAGCTTCGACATCAATTAACCCCGCCATTGGGATCATAATCTCAAGGTTGCCAACATAAGAGGTTGCACACGCTGGGGCATCGTCTTTGTTTTCAAGCAGAGTAAATGCTTCAAGCTTAGCGAGTGACGCTAAAAACGATTCATTTTCGTTAATACGGCGCACATCGTCGCTCGATGCATTAGCTAGTAATACCGATAGCGGCTTGCTTGGGCTGATATCCATTTCACCACGAATATTACGAATCGCTAAAATGAATTGCTTAACCCACTCTAAGTCATCCATTGCTTGTGAATCAACATTGGCTTGGTTATAAACAGGGAACCCTTGTACCATAATGCTAGTGCCTGTTGTTTCAAGCCCTGCAAGTGGTGCTACACGTTGCCAAATTGTTTCTGTAATGTAAGGCATCATTGGGTGCATTAAACGCAGTAAGCTTTCAAGTACGGTAATAAGTGTATGACGTGTACCACGTTGCTGAGCTTCATTGCCTTTAAATAGTACCGGCTTAGTAAGCTCTAGGTACCAATCACAGAACTGATTCCAGGTGAATTCATATAATGTATTCGCCGCTAAATCAAAACGGTAGTTATCAAGGTGCTCGGTGTAGGTTTTAACCGTGGCTTCATATTGACCTAAAATCCAGCGGTCAGCTAACGAGTACTGTTTTTCGCTATCGTTAAAGCCACAGTCTTGCTCTTCTGTGTTCATTAATACGTAACGGCTTGCGTTCCATAATTTGTTACAGAAGTTACGGTAACCTTCAAGGCGGTTCATATCCCAGTTAATATCACGACCAGTTGAAGCCATCGCTGCTAAGGTAAAGCGCAGTGCGTCGGTACCGTGTGCTTCAATACCGTTTGCAAATACTTTGCGGGTATCTTTTTCAATTTTAGCGGCAAGTTTTGGCTGCATCATATTACCAGTACGTTTTTGTACTAAGTCTTCAAGGCCAATGCCGTCAATCATATCAAGTGGGTCAAGTACGTTACCTTTAGACTTCGACATTTTATCGCCGTTATCGTCACGTATTAAGCCAGTTACATACACGGTTTTAAAAGGAACTTGTGGTTTGCCGTTTTCATCCTTTATAAAGTGCAGCGTCATCATGATCATACGTGCAACCCAGAAGAAAATGATATCAAAACCGGTTACCAACACGTCAGATGGGTGGAAGGTTTTTAAGTCATCGGTATTTTCTGGCCAACCTTGGGTTGAGAAGGTCCACAGTGCTGATGAGAACCACGTATCAAGAACGTCTTCGTCTTGGCTAAGCGCTACGCTATCTGCAATATTGTTATCGCGGCGTACTTCTGCTTCATCACGACCAACGTATACGTTGCCTTCGCTGTCGTACCAAGCTGGAATACGGTGACCCCACCAAAGCTGGCGTGAAATACACCAATCTTGTACGTCGTTCATCCACGAAAAGTACATGTTTTCGTATTGCTTAGGTACAAATTGGATGTCGCCGTTTTTAACTGCGTCTTTTGCAGGTTCAGCAAGTGGTGCAACACGTACATACCATTGGTCAGTAAGTAGTGGTTCAATAACAACACCAGAGCGATCACCGTAAGGAACAGTTAGGCCATGGTCTTCAATTTTTTCAAGTAGGCCTAGCTCTTCAAATTCAGCAATAATCGCTTTACGTGCGTCAAAACGGTCAAGGCCATGTAAGCGCTCAGGAATTGGCGCATCAAATTCAAGTTCTTTACCATCAAAGGTGTATGTTTCACCTTGGGTTAAAATAGCCGCGTCTTTGTCGAAGATGTTAATCATCGGCATCTTGTGGCGCTTACCAACTTCGTTATCGTTAAAGTCGTGCGCAGGGGTTATTTTTACACAGCCCGTACCTTTGTCTTTATCGGCATGTTCATCGGCAACAATTTTAATACGACGATTAACGATTGGTAGTAAAACCTCTTTACCGATTAAGTCTTGGTAGCGCTCGTCATCTGGGTTTACTGCCACACCTGAGTCACCCAGCATAGTTTCTGGGCGCGTAGTGGCTACAACAATGTAGTCTTTACCGTCTTGCGTTTTTACGCCATCAGCTAGTGGGTAACGTAAGTTCCACATATGGCCTTGTTTGTCTTTATTTTCTACTTCAAGATCAGAAATCGCAGTGTGTAATTTTGGATCCCAGTTTACAAGGCGTTTACCACGGTAAATTAGGTTTTCTTTATGAAGGCGTACAAATACTTCTTTAACAGCTTCTGATAGGCCATCGTCCATGGTAAAACGTTCACGGTCCCAATCAACAGAAGCACCTAAGCGGCGAAGTTGTTTAGTGATTGTGCCACCAGACTCGTTTTTCCATTCCCAAATTTTATCGATAAATGTATCACGGCCTAAATCATGGCGTGTTTTACCCTCTTCTGCCGCAAGCTTTCGCTCTACTAGCATTTGCGTGGCAATACCTGCGTGGTCAGTACCTACTTGCCATAATGTATTGTTACCTTGCATACGTTTAAAGCGCGTTAAGGTATCCATTATGGTATCTTGGAAAGCGTGGCCCATGTGTAAGCTACCCGTGACATTTGGCGGCGGGATCATAATTGAATATGGGGTGCCTTGGCCAGATGGCTTAAAGTAGCCTTTTTGTTCCCAGTCTTGATATAGAGACTGTTCAATATCTTGCGGATTGTAGGTTTTATCCATTACACAGAACCTTAAATAAGTACTTAAATGAGTTAGTTAGCTTTGTACGCAGTGAGCGTTAGCGATTAATATCTTGCGTGGTGATATTGGCACCGAGTTGGCGTAGTTTTTTAAAGCGCTCACGAGCGGCTTGTTTGGCTACGGGCTCTACGGGTACAAAATCAAAAACTTGGTTAAACCGACGAATAAAGTCCGGTAAGTGATTGGCCAAGTTAATTAATACTTTACGATTACCAACAGGTGGTGTTGTGCCAATTTCTACAGGTGCGCCGCCTTTTGGGCCTTCACCTTGTAAATTGTGGGGCACAAAACTGTCGGCATCAAATGTCCAAATAGTTTCGTCAATGCTGTTGGCGGTTGCTTCGCTGTCTACAAAAATAAATACGCGTTGACCAAGCCGATACTGTTGCCCAGCTATTTGAGCTGCTAAAGCAAAGTGATCATCGGCTTTAGCTAATGACTCATCTTGTTGCTTTAAAATGAAAAACTGGGCATTCATGTTCATTGTATCGGGATTTCCCATGACATTGATTGTGCTGTTATTAAATACACACAAATTAAGAAGGGGATTTTGCCATATAACGGGGTTTGCTTCAATTAATACCCAATAAATAAGGCGCTTTAAAAGCGCCTTATTTTATACTCTATATTGGGCTGTGAAGCCTTTTACAGGTTTGTTAGTCTTGGGTTGCTTCGCTAATGCCTGCTCGGTTTAATAAATACTGAGTTAGCATAGGTACAGGGCGACCCGTTGCGCCTTTTTTAGCGCCGCTGCGCCATGCCGTACCGGCAATATCTAAATGTGCCCAGTTATACTTTTTAGTAAATTTAGATAAGAAACAGGCCGCAGTAATAGTACCTGCAGCTCGGCCACCTAAGTTAGTAAAGTCGGCAAATGGGCTTTCTAGTTGATCTTGATAATCATCCCATAATGGCAGTTGCCATGCACGATCGCCACTTTGCTCAGACGCTTTTAATAAATCATGCGCCAGTGGATTATGGTTTGCTAATAAACCCGTAGCGTGGGCACCTAAAGCAACAATACACGCACCGGTTAATGTAGCAACATCAATCACGGTTTCTGGTTCAAAACGCTCAACATAGGTTAGCGCGTCACATAACACTAAGCGGCCTTCGGCATCAGTATTAAGTACTTCAACCGTTTGCCCAGACATAGTGGTTAAAATATCACCTGGGCGATAGGCGTTTGAGCTTGGCATGTTTTCACAACCGGCTAAAACGCCAATTACATTTATAGGTAGCTGCATTTGTGCAAGCGAGCGCATGGCACCAATAACACCAGCAGCACCGCCCATGTCGTATTTCATTTCATCCATGCCTTCGCCTGGTTTTAATGAAATACCGCCTGAGTCAAAGGTTAAGCCTTTACCAACTAATACGATAGGCGCTTGGTCATCGCCTGCGCCTTTGTAGTTAATTACCGACATAACCGATTCGTTATCACTGCCACGACCAACTGCTAGGTATGAGTTCATACCTAGTTCTGCCATTTTATCTTCGCCAATCAGCTCAACAGTGATGTTGTCAAAATTAGTCTCAAGTTCTTTGGCTTGCTCGCCGAGATACGCTGGATTACAAATATTAGGCGGCATATTGGCAATGTCTTTGCACAATTTGCTACCAGCAGCAATCGCTAGGCCATGCTCAATGGCACTTTCACCTATAGTCAGTTCGCGGCGCGTAGGAACGTTAAATACCATTTTACGCAGTGGACGACGTGGGTCTACTTTCTTACTTTTTAGCTGATTGAAGGTGTATAAACAGTCTTGGGTTGTTTCTACCGCTTGACGCACTTTCCAATAGGTATCACGGCCTTTAACGTGTTGCTCAGTTAAAAAGCACACTGCTTCCATCGAGCCTGTTTCATTTAAGGTGTTGATAGTTTTTGAAATAATTTGTTTATATTGTTTATCGTCTAGTTCGCGTTCTTTACCGCAGCCAACGAGTAGAATACGTTCGCTTAAAATATTAGGTACATGGTGTAATAGTAATACTTGCCCTGGCTTACCTTCTAAGTCGCCACGGCGTAATAAATTTGAGATATAACCATCGCTGATTTTATCAAGTTGTTCACCAATGGGGGATAACCTGCGTGGTTCGTATACGCCAACAACAATACATGCACTGCGTTGTTTTTCTGGGCTACCACTTTTTACGTTGAATTCCATTGTCACTCCTGATTTTGAGTCATCTATAGAAGCTAAGTTGGGACTAAAAATGTGTTTTCTAGTCTTTTTACCTAAATTTTTAGGTCTAGCGCTAATATTAGTAGATTTTACTCGACTCTTACTGTGTATTTGAACTTTATATGCTTAAGGGTTACTAATGCAACATTATATCGTGATGTTAGGTAGGATAATTAATATTGATGGCTTATAATATGTGCTTAATACTCATTTAAAATGAGTGAATTAACTAGTTCACTCATTGTTTTTTATTACTAAATTGAAATTCCATGTTTAACAGGGGCGAATGTTGCTAATTTTCCGTTATTTGACCACTGAGGTTTTAAAATCGCAGGTCGCCGTATTTTTAACTTTAATGACCATATTTTTGTCGCAAAAGTTTGTTGTCATTCTTGGTGATGCCTCAGAAGGTAGTATCCCAGCAAAGCTTGTGTTTGCCATGATTGCGCTTAAATTGCCGCAGTTGGCATCGTTAATTTTGCCTCTGAGCTTATTTTTAGGAATTATTTTAGCTTACAGCCGGATTTACGCCGACAGTGAAATGACAGTACTTAAAGCCTGTGGCGTGAGTGAGTGGTATGTAGTGCGTATTACGCTAATTTCAAGTGTCATCTTAGCGTTGTTGGCCGCGGTACTTACTTTGTATATTGCACCGTGGGCAAGCGAACAAGAATATCAACTTAAAGAGCAAGCCAAGGCTGATGCTGGTTTATCTGCACTTCGAGCTGGACGTTTTCAACAAACCGGTAACGAAAAAGCCGTGGTGTTTATTCATAATATTGAAAATGGCGGCAAAGAGCTCAACAAAGTTTTTGTGGCACAACTACCCGATAGTGAAAAAAGTGACCTAGCGCGTTTAGTTTATGCAGAGCAGGGCGTTGTTATTGAAGCGCAAAATGGTGAACAGCAGTTAGTGCTCACTGATGGTAAGCGCTATGAAACTGACGGCGAAGCGCCTTCACTTAACTTGACTGAGTTTGATGGTTACAGCGTACAAATTCGCGAGCAAGAAATAGAACATCAACGTCGTAAGTTAGAAGCCGTGCCAACTCGTGAGTTAATGTCTATTAACACTCCAGAAGCAATTGCACAGTGGCAATGGCGTTTAGCTATTCCGTTATCTATCCCATTATTAACTTTACTAGCAGTACCCCTGAGCGTTGTTAATCCACGCCAAGGTAAATTTGCTAAATTAGTGCCCGCTTTGAGCTTATATTTAGGGTATTTCATTTTACTCAACGCGGCTAAGTTTGCGGTAGAAGATGGGAAAATTCCGCCCTCTATTGGCCTATGGTGGATTCACCTAAGTGCATTATTTATAGGTAGTTTATTAATTATTAAAGGCCGCCCATTAGGTGTTTGGCTCAAGGCTGTCGTGACTAAACGGGAGCAACACATATGATGAAAACGCTTGATTGGTATTTAGGCCGTAGCATTATGCAAACGACTGGATTTGCACTAATGGTGTTGGTGGGGATCAGTACTTTAATAAAATTTATAGAGCAACTTAAATCGGTTGGCCGAGGTAGTTACGATATTATGACCGCCTTGCTATATACCATTTATAGTATGCCCGGCGATTTAGTGGTGTTTTTCCCAATGGCAGCACTTATTGGTGGCTTAACTGGGTTAGGCGCTTTAGCTTCTAATAGTGAGTTGGTAGTAATGCAAGCCGCGGGTATGTCGCGTTTACAAATCATTGGCTCGGTAATGAAAACCGCAATTTTTATGGCGCTGTGCGTAATGGTGCTAGGTGAGTGGGGGGCGCCCGCTGCTCAGCTGCACGCCAAAGAAATGCGTAACCAAGCTATTCATGGCGGGGATGTATTTAATGCACAAAAAGGCGTGTGGGCTAAAGATGGCAGTAACTTTATTAATATTGAAGATGTTGACCAAAATGGCATGCTGCGCGGCGTAAATATGTACCACTTTGATAAGTCGTTGCAACTTACACAAATTACTAAAGCAAAAGAAGCAGTAGGGCGTGATAATGGCTGGCTACTGCGCGATGTGAACAAAGTATTGATCAGTGAAGAGCTAATTACCACGGAGCAAGTTACTGAAGAGTTTTACTCATCTCAGCTGACCGGTGAAAAACTTGGCGTGGTTTCAGTAAAACCAGAGTCACTGTCATTTTCAGGATTGTGGTCATATTTAGCTTATTTACAGCAAAATGAGCAAGATACAAGTACCTATGATTTAGCACTATGGCGTAAATTAATGCAGCCAGTGTCTATTGCTGTGATGTTGTTGGTTGCCTTATCGTTTATATTTGGTCCGCTGCGAACCGTAACTATGGGGGCACGAATTATCATGGGAGTGGTAACGGGGATAGTGTTTCACTTAACTAATGAGATATTTGGCCCTGTGGTAATGGTATATCAAATCCCAGCCATTGTAGGCGCCGTTCTACCGAGCATTTTATTTACTGGGTTTGCAGCTTATTTGATGAATAAGCGGGTGTAGCTAGACTTAAAGCTTAAATAAAAAACGCGGCCTTTTTAAAAGTGCCGCGTTTTTTTATGCTTTAGCTTATACCAATTCACTAGATTAAGTATTAATCTAGTTCGCGATACACGCGTTTATTTTCTTCTTTGGTGAGCGTAACCACTTCGGTTTTTGATAAGTAATCTTGTAGTGCTTTTTTATTTTTAAAGTCGACTAATACCACTAAATTTCCTAAACCAAGGAATGCGCTGATACTGCGGATAATAGCTTGTGGCCAGCTAATTAAACTTCCTTGGTTGGTTTGTACTTTTAAGCGCCATGCTCGCATACCAATTGTTTGCCCACTTTTCGTCCAAAAATAACCAAAAAATACCAAGCCAACAAGCACCAGCAGCGAGCTACGAATACCAGAAAGTAATAGTGAATCTTGAATACGTGCAGATACATCTTCAGCGCCATTGAGGGCAATAACATCAAGGGAAATAAGTCCTTGGATAGCAAATAAATACAATACCACCGTTAGCATCGCAAAAGCGATAATAGCTAATGTGTCGTACACCAATGACGCAAAACGACGCCAAAACCCTGCTCGTGGAAACTCAGCCGACATAAATATACTCTCACTGTTAATGTGCGCGATAGTTTAGCAAATAAGCCGCTAAATACTACCTATTACGCTACGTGCTTAACCAGCTATTGGTTCAAATGTTAATGGTTGCCTAAATGTTAAGCGGTCGATCACGCTTAATACATAAAACGCTTGCCGCTTTGCTCATTGTTTGTATAATGCTAGGCAATGAGATGGAAGAGGGTACATAATCTTTCACTCTTAAGTGGTTTTTCTTTATCTTCTCGTGTTTAGAAGGTTAAAGAAAAATGATGCCAGCGTGATGAAATTGGTATACATGGGGGATTCAAAATCCCCTGCCGCAAGGCGTGCCGGTTCAAGTCCGGCCGCTGGTACCACTTTTTATAGCCCCGACCAAATTGGTTGGGGTTTTTTTATGCCTAAGATTTGAGTTGCCGGATTTTAATTACAAAAAATGTGTCCAACATTGCTACTTTTATAAGCAGTAGGTTTTGATCTAAACTTGGCCTGTAAACGTTTTGGTTTACCTAACCTTAAGCTCTGCTTGAGATAGGTTTCTTATCCAGAACTTAGGTTATATAGTAAACACAGGCCTGACTTTAATCGTATTTTTCATTGATACGGGTGTGCTAAGTTATGCAATGTGTTTTGACTCGGGTATTATATACCTTAACCTCTTGTTGCGAATAAAACATCATGACTCAACTAACCGCAAAACAGAATATTCAAGCCATTGTAAAAGCGATTAAGGCTGAAGAAGCATTACTGCGTAAAAAACACCCGCTATTAATGCATCAAAATACCTTAGGAATGGCTATTTTATTACTTTCTTTGAGTGCATTAATCGGAATTGGCACACTGTATTATTTTGCTATTATTCCCGCTTGGCTATGCATTATTTTAGCGGCCATTGCTACCTCAATTTCCCATGAGCTTGAGCATGACTTAATCCACAAACAGTATTTTAGCAACCAACCATTTTTGCATAATTTTATGATGTTAACCGTGTGGCTGATGCGTCCTAATACCATAAGCCCATGGTACCGTCGCAAGATGCATTTACATCATCATAAAACGTCGGGTACTGAGCAAGATTTAGAAGAGCGTTTGGTAGGTAATGGTATTAAAAATCCGTTTTTACGTGCCTTGGTAATTGTTGATGGATTACTCGGTTTATTAATTAATGCAAAACGTTTTAGTAAAGAAATTAATGGGTTTAGCTTCTTTAAAGTGTTTAATGCAGGTTTTCCCATTACTACTGCGTATTTCGCCATTTTATATAGCGTAATTGTGTTTCACTTAGTTAATTTGTTCACTCCACTGGCTGCTAATTCACCTGTATTGCTGCTTGATGTAATGAATGTGTTTGAATTTCTAATGGTGGTGCTGATTGTGCCTAATATTGTGCGTTCGAGCTCACTTAATTTTGTTACTTCAAGTATGCATTATTATGGCGGTGTGAATAATATGCTTGAACAAACTCACGTAATTACTAGCCGTTTGTTTATGCCATTTAATTTATTTTGTTTTAACTTTGGGCATACTCATACTATCCATCACTTTGTACCAAATCAGCCGTTTTATTTACGACAAATGATCAGTAAAAAAATCCTTGAAGTGATGCGCCAACACGGCGTGCGTTTTAATGATTTTGCCAGTATTAAGCAAGCAAACTTGTATCAGTAATACTCAGTGTAAAATGGCATCATAATGCAGTCGGACTCGCAGCAGCAATTAACTCAGCAAGATGCGTTAGCGCAATGTGTACAAGCTATAAAGGGGACCAGTTTTGCGCAAAAGCTGGTTAATTACATTGCCCTTATTGTTGAGTTTGATTGTGCGGTTGTATTGGCTT contains:
- a CDS encoding outer membrane protein transport protein; its protein translation is MKFTKTLIAASLAFVSADTFAAAFQLAEQNVSGLGRAYAGEASVADDASVVARNPALMTLFKEKQLSVAAMAVIPDVSLKGTGNAYGLDNSVLDDDSIAPSAIIPAGYFTMPVNDKVSVGFGAFSNFGLATEFNDDYAAGQIAGETEIVTVNMNASVAYKVSEQFSFGIGLNAIYAEAKIIRKFGVVPPVNPAIASIPASADAVHLEGDDMGYGLNVGLMYQLDENSRFGFNYRTETDITFEGEYSNELPSFIPGGLNGQVELPGSVEITLPAIAEFSGSHQLDEKLGVHYSVLWTGWSSFDSLEAQVTAPTGGKFSAFEKTEDFSDAMRYSIGTDYQYSENLMLRAGFAFDESPVSQQHLSISIPDTDRFWFSFGGNYAIDQNSNVDLGVSVLRGKTQNFTEKVESETLPQQWSFESKGHAVLLGAQYNYTF
- a CDS encoding valine--tRNA ligase, producing the protein MDKTYNPQDIEQSLYQDWEQKGYFKPSGQGTPYSIMIPPPNVTGSLHMGHAFQDTIMDTLTRFKRMQGNNTLWQVGTDHAGIATQMLVERKLAAEEGKTRHDLGRDTFIDKIWEWKNESGGTITKQLRRLGASVDWDRERFTMDDGLSEAVKEVFVRLHKENLIYRGKRLVNWDPKLHTAISDLEVENKDKQGHMWNLRYPLADGVKTQDGKDYIVVATTRPETMLGDSGVAVNPDDERYQDLIGKEVLLPIVNRRIKIVADEHADKDKGTGCVKITPAHDFNDNEVGKRHKMPMINIFDKDAAILTQGETYTFDGKELEFDAPIPERLHGLDRFDARKAIIAEFEELGLLEKIEDHGLTVPYGDRSGVVIEPLLTDQWYVRVAPLAEPAKDAVKNGDIQFVPKQYENMYFSWMNDVQDWCISRQLWWGHRIPAWYDSEGNVYVGRDEAEVRRDNNIADSVALSQDEDVLDTWFSSALWTFSTQGWPENTDDLKTFHPSDVLVTGFDIIFFWVARMIMMTLHFIKDENGKPQVPFKTVYVTGLIRDDNGDKMSKSKGNVLDPLDMIDGIGLEDLVQKRTGNMMQPKLAAKIEKDTRKVFANGIEAHGTDALRFTLAAMASTGRDINWDMNRLEGYRNFCNKLWNASRYVLMNTEEQDCGFNDSEKQYSLADRWILGQYEATVKTYTEHLDNYRFDLAANTLYEFTWNQFCDWYLELTKPVLFKGNEAQQRGTRHTLITVLESLLRLMHPMMPYITETIWQRVAPLAGLETTGTSIMVQGFPVYNQANVDSQAMDDLEWVKQFILAIRNIRGEMDISPSKPLSVLLANASSDDVRRINENESFLASLAKLEAFTLLENKDDAPACATSYVGNLEIMIPMAGLIDVEAELARINKQLEKAEKGLAQVQNKLANEKFVNNAPEAVLAKENAKLAEFTDAKTKLLEQKVKIESL
- a CDS encoding DNA polymerase III subunit chi, with translation MNMNAQFFILKQQDESLAKADDHFALAAQIAGQQYRLGQRVFIFVDSEATANSIDETIWTFDADSFVPHNLQGEGPKGGAPVEIGTTPPVGNRKVLINLANHLPDFIRRFNQVFDFVPVEPVAKQAARERFKKLRQLGANITTQDINR
- the pepA gene encoding leucyl aminopeptidase translates to MEFNVKSGSPEKQRSACIVVGVYEPRRLSPIGEQLDKISDGYISNLLRRGDLEGKPGQVLLLHHVPNILSERILLVGCGKERELDDKQYKQIISKTINTLNETGSMEAVCFLTEQHVKGRDTYWKVRQAVETTQDCLYTFNQLKSKKVDPRRPLRKMVFNVPTRRELTIGESAIEHGLAIAAGSKLCKDIANMPPNICNPAYLGEQAKELETNFDNITVELIGEDKMAELGMNSYLAVGRGSDNESVMSVINYKGAGDDQAPIVLVGKGLTFDSGGISLKPGEGMDEMKYDMGGAAGVIGAMRSLAQMQLPINVIGVLAGCENMPSSNAYRPGDILTTMSGQTVEVLNTDAEGRLVLCDALTYVERFEPETVIDVATLTGACIVALGAHATGLLANHNPLAHDLLKASEQSGDRAWQLPLWDDYQDQLESPFADFTNLGGRAAGTITAACFLSKFTKKYNWAHLDIAGTAWRSGAKKGATGRPVPMLTQYLLNRAGISEATQD
- the lptF gene encoding LPS export ABC transporter permease LptF translates to MLIFRYLTTEVLKSQVAVFLTLMTIFLSQKFVVILGDASEGSIPAKLVFAMIALKLPQLASLILPLSLFLGIILAYSRIYADSEMTVLKACGVSEWYVVRITLISSVILALLAAVLTLYIAPWASEQEYQLKEQAKADAGLSALRAGRFQQTGNEKAVVFIHNIENGGKELNKVFVAQLPDSEKSDLARLVYAEQGVVIEAQNGEQQLVLTDGKRYETDGEAPSLNLTEFDGYSVQIREQEIEHQRRKLEAVPTRELMSINTPEAIAQWQWRLAIPLSIPLLTLLAVPLSVVNPRQGKFAKLVPALSLYLGYFILLNAAKFAVEDGKIPPSIGLWWIHLSALFIGSLLIIKGRPLGVWLKAVVTKREQHI
- the lptG gene encoding LPS export ABC transporter permease LptG, with the protein product MMKTLDWYLGRSIMQTTGFALMVLVGISTLIKFIEQLKSVGRGSYDIMTALLYTIYSMPGDLVVFFPMAALIGGLTGLGALASNSELVVMQAAGMSRLQIIGSVMKTAIFMALCVMVLGEWGAPAAQLHAKEMRNQAIHGGDVFNAQKGVWAKDGSNFINIEDVDQNGMLRGVNMYHFDKSLQLTQITKAKEAVGRDNGWLLRDVNKVLISEELITTEQVTEEFYSSQLTGEKLGVVSVKPESLSFSGLWSYLAYLQQNEQDTSTYDLALWRKLMQPVSIAVMLLVALSFIFGPLRTVTMGARIIMGVVTGIVFHLTNEIFGPVVMVYQIPAIVGAVLPSILFTGFAAYLMNKRV
- a CDS encoding RDD family protein; the encoded protein is MSAEFPRAGFWRRFASLVYDTLAIIAFAMLTVVLYLFAIQGLISLDVIALNGAEDVSARIQDSLLLSGIRSSLLVLVGLVFFGYFWTKSGQTIGMRAWRLKVQTNQGSLISWPQAIIRSISAFLGLGNLVVLVDFKNKKALQDYLSKTEVVTLTKEENKRVYRELD
- a CDS encoding fatty acid desaturase, producing MTQLTAKQNIQAIVKAIKAEEALLRKKHPLLMHQNTLGMAILLLSLSALIGIGTLYYFAIIPAWLCIILAAIATSISHELEHDLIHKQYFSNQPFLHNFMMLTVWLMRPNTISPWYRRKMHLHHHKTSGTEQDLEERLVGNGIKNPFLRALVIVDGLLGLLINAKRFSKEINGFSFFKVFNAGFPITTAYFAILYSVIVFHLVNLFTPLAANSPVLLLDVMNVFEFLMVVLIVPNIVRSSSLNFVTSSMHYYGGVNNMLEQTHVITSRLFMPFNLFCFNFGHTHTIHHFVPNQPFYLRQMISKKILEVMRQHGVRFNDFASIKQANLYQ